From one Brevibacterium sp. 'Marine' genomic stretch:
- a CDS encoding TRAM domain-containing protein: MSDTSSPARELNLDIEAPAAGGTTIARHDGQVVFVTGALPGEKVRVRTEAGPPARFLRATVTEVIEASAHRVPDRRLDYAPGDSADGSGAGSAAGNGGRPVPGSAGFGGMEFAHVDLAYSRTLKAEVLHDQLKRIGHIDADPEVLAAPGETDGTDWRTRVQLAVDDAGRAGMVAPRSHEVIPVTAPPLAAGPLHELDIAGLHAPGARRLEFAWAGDRGALIVRGQPTAQVLDAIESWLPTSFSLLAEAAEPESGHSRGRGGRHRGRRRAQAPTRPLRVLRGEATLTETVDGHDFTVGADGFWQVHRSAAALLSSEVVTALPADVEAITDLYCGVGLLGITAARDTGAPLFGVEGVEAAIAHARENAADLESRFLALSVDRARLPDSDVIILDPPRAGAGRKATSAIIESSARTVVYVSCDPATLARDLAALTGGGFAIESLTGFDLFPLTAHLETVTVLRR, translated from the coding sequence ATGAGCGACACCTCGTCTCCCGCCCGGGAACTCAACCTCGACATCGAGGCACCGGCGGCCGGCGGCACCACCATCGCCCGCCACGATGGCCAGGTCGTCTTCGTCACCGGTGCCCTGCCCGGTGAGAAGGTCCGAGTCCGCACCGAGGCGGGACCGCCCGCCCGATTCCTCCGTGCGACCGTCACCGAGGTGATCGAGGCCTCTGCCCATCGCGTGCCCGACCGTCGCCTCGACTACGCACCCGGCGATTCGGCCGACGGCTCCGGTGCGGGATCCGCTGCGGGCAACGGTGGACGGCCCGTGCCGGGGTCGGCCGGATTCGGCGGCATGGAATTCGCCCATGTCGACCTCGCCTACTCCCGCACGCTCAAAGCCGAGGTGCTTCACGACCAGCTCAAGCGCATCGGCCACATCGACGCCGACCCCGAGGTGCTTGCCGCACCGGGTGAGACCGACGGCACGGACTGGCGCACACGCGTGCAGCTGGCCGTCGACGATGCCGGCCGCGCAGGAATGGTCGCCCCCCGATCTCACGAGGTCATCCCCGTGACCGCGCCGCCCCTGGCCGCCGGGCCCCTGCACGAGCTCGACATCGCGGGGCTGCATGCGCCTGGGGCGCGCCGGCTCGAATTCGCGTGGGCCGGTGACCGCGGTGCGCTCATCGTCCGCGGGCAGCCCACCGCGCAGGTCCTCGACGCAATCGAATCCTGGCTGCCGACCTCCTTCTCACTCCTCGCCGAGGCGGCTGAACCCGAGAGCGGCCATAGCCGTGGCCGCGGTGGTCGTCACCGTGGGCGCAGGCGCGCCCAAGCGCCTACTCGTCCGCTGCGAGTCCTCCGCGGTGAGGCCACCCTGACCGAAACGGTCGACGGTCATGACTTCACCGTCGGCGCAGACGGCTTCTGGCAGGTCCACCGGAGCGCAGCCGCACTGCTCAGCTCGGAGGTCGTCACAGCACTGCCTGCCGATGTCGAGGCGATCACCGACCTCTACTGCGGGGTCGGACTCCTCGGCATCACTGCCGCCCGGGACACCGGTGCACCCCTGTTCGGGGTCGAAGGGGTGGAGGCGGCCATCGCGCATGCGCGCGAGAACGCCGCCGATCTCGAGTCCCGCTTCCTCGCGCTCAGCGTCGATCGGGCCCGACTGCCCGATTCGGACGTCATCATCCTCGACCCGCCACGGGCGGGTGCTGGGAGGAAGGCCACCTCGGCGATCATCGAATCCTCCGCCCGCACCGTCGTCTACGTCTCCTGCGACCCGGCCACGCTGGCCCGGGACCTCGCGGCTCTCACAGGCGGGGGATTCGCGATCGAGAGCCTCACCGGATTCGACCTCTTCCCGCTGACCGCGCACCTGGAGACCGTCACAGTCCTCAGGCGGTGA
- a CDS encoding APC family permease yields MPVFASDMLSSVAYAPDEILLALSLTSLVALTVAPWIGVAVGIVILVIVACYRINVRAYPSGGGDYEVASKNLGSGAGLVVAAALLVDYVLTLAVSMTVFAAYITTAFPMLAPYRVPVAIVGILLICFAGLRGSRATPMLLAVPTYLFLGAVFLTMSVGLIRVGLGDTPHAQTADYTVVHSNIGDQATLGLATVLIVLRAFSSGAVALAGVQTVATAVPAFKKPRGKNAGNTLLLSGLLAALMLTGLTYLASVTGIKYVDDPHIYLVRADGSPVSAEYEQEPVLAQLAHAIFDNAPAMFFIVVLITALVLIAAANTAVEGFPGLASRLARDEFLPRQLATKGDRLTFSNGILLLAAAAIVLVIATSASATVLIQLYLVGVFASFVLGQAGMVLHWRKRLRLVIDSKTRMRMHLNRVVNAVGCVLAAGVLIVVIVSKFLAGAWLAVAAMAGLYLVMGAIHRHYSRVARELAPDADVNSRTIPSNTHAIVVVSEIDKPTMRALSYARVTRSSQLEAVTVAVDEEAAAGLQKRWNEMELPVPLTVLGSPYRELVRPMLAHILAIRRRSPRDLVIVYIPQFVVGRWWEHILHNQVALKLRTRLLLVPNVVVVSVPWRLKSFSRQYGGDGPDADTSLYRQA; encoded by the coding sequence ATGCCCGTCTTCGCCTCTGACATGCTCTCATCGGTGGCCTACGCCCCCGATGAGATCCTGCTGGCACTGTCACTGACCTCACTCGTGGCCCTGACCGTGGCCCCCTGGATCGGTGTGGCCGTCGGCATCGTCATCCTCGTGATCGTCGCCTGCTACCGCATCAATGTGCGTGCTTACCCCTCCGGTGGGGGCGACTACGAGGTGGCCTCGAAGAATCTCGGCTCCGGGGCCGGTCTCGTCGTGGCCGCGGCTCTCCTCGTCGACTACGTGCTCACCCTGGCCGTGTCGATGACGGTCTTCGCCGCCTATATCACCACGGCCTTCCCGATGCTCGCGCCCTACCGTGTGCCCGTGGCCATCGTCGGCATCCTGCTCATCTGCTTCGCCGGTCTGCGCGGCTCACGAGCCACTCCGATGCTGCTGGCCGTGCCGACCTACCTGTTCCTCGGTGCCGTGTTCCTGACGATGTCGGTCGGTCTCATCCGGGTCGGACTCGGCGACACTCCGCACGCTCAGACCGCCGACTACACCGTCGTGCACAGCAACATCGGCGACCAGGCGACTCTCGGCCTGGCCACGGTCCTCATCGTCCTCCGTGCGTTCTCCTCCGGAGCCGTCGCTCTGGCCGGAGTGCAGACCGTGGCCACAGCGGTACCGGCCTTCAAGAAGCCGCGCGGCAAGAACGCCGGCAACACCCTGCTGCTGTCGGGGCTGCTCGCGGCCCTCATGCTCACGGGGCTGACCTATCTGGCATCGGTCACCGGCATCAAATACGTCGACGACCCGCATATCTACCTCGTCCGCGCAGACGGCAGCCCGGTCAGCGCCGAATACGAACAGGAACCCGTCCTCGCGCAGCTCGCACACGCGATCTTCGACAACGCGCCGGCGATGTTCTTCATCGTCGTGCTCATCACCGCGCTCGTGCTCATCGCCGCGGCGAACACCGCGGTCGAGGGCTTCCCCGGACTGGCCTCTCGACTGGCCCGCGATGAATTCCTGCCGCGGCAGCTGGCGACGAAGGGCGACCGCCTCACCTTCTCCAACGGCATCCTGCTGCTGGCCGCGGCCGCGATCGTCCTCGTCATCGCCACCTCCGCCTCGGCGACGGTGCTCATCCAGCTCTACCTCGTCGGGGTCTTCGCCAGCTTCGTCCTCGGCCAAGCGGGCATGGTCCTGCACTGGCGCAAACGCCTGCGCCTGGTCATCGACTCGAAGACCCGGATGCGCATGCACCTCAACCGGGTCGTCAACGCCGTCGGCTGTGTGCTCGCTGCCGGTGTCCTCATCGTCGTCATCGTCTCGAAGTTCCTCGCCGGAGCCTGGCTGGCCGTCGCCGCCATGGCCGGGCTCTACCTCGTCATGGGGGCCATCCACCGTCACTATTCGCGAGTGGCCCGCGAGCTCGCCCCCGACGCTGATGTCAACTCGCGGACGATTCCGTCGAACACCCACGCCATCGTCGTCGTCAGCGAAATCGACAAACCGACGATGCGGGCGCTGTCCTACGCTCGGGTGACCCGGTCGAGCCAGCTCGAAGCCGTCACCGTGGCCGTGGACGAAGAGGCCGCGGCCGGTCTGCAGAAGAGGTGGAACGAGATGGAGCTGCCGGTGCCGCTGACGGTGCTCGGCTCGCCTTACCGCGAACTCGTCCGCCCGATGCTCGCCCATATCCTCGCCATCCGCCGCAGATCGCCCAGGGACCTCGTCATCGTCTACATCCCGCAGTTCGTCGTCGGTCGTTGGTGGGAGCACATCCTGCACAACCAGGTGGCTCTCAAGCTGCGCACCCGACTGCTGCTGGTGCCCAACGTCGTCGTGGTCTCCGTACCCTGGCGACTGAAATCCTTCTCCCGACAGTACGGCGGAGACGGCCCAGATGCCGACACCTCGCTGTACAGACAGGCATAG
- a CDS encoding TrkA family potassium uptake protein, whose protein sequence is MHFVIMGCGRVGASLAKALDANGHSVAVVDRNPDAFLKLGRDFSGSTITGVGFDRETLSQAKTAEAFAFAAVSSGDNSNILAARVARETFGVSNVAARIYDPNRAQVFERLGIPTVPTVRWTAEQVMRKLVPQGSITEYRDPSGRLVLAEVHLDPGWVARPIKEIETRTKARVAYVTRLSEGIVAHDDLLLQDGDLVHLMAPVDRLGEIERILDQPVRTVEEEE, encoded by the coding sequence ATGCACTTCGTGATTATGGGCTGCGGCCGAGTCGGGGCGTCCCTGGCCAAAGCCCTCGATGCGAATGGGCACTCCGTCGCAGTCGTCGACCGGAATCCCGACGCGTTCCTCAAGCTCGGTCGGGATTTCAGCGGCTCGACGATCACGGGGGTCGGATTCGACCGTGAGACCCTGTCCCAGGCGAAGACCGCCGAAGCCTTCGCCTTCGCCGCCGTCTCGAGCGGTGACAATTCGAATATCCTCGCCGCGCGTGTCGCTCGCGAAACCTTCGGCGTGAGCAATGTCGCCGCCCGCATCTACGACCCGAACAGGGCGCAGGTCTTCGAACGGCTCGGCATCCCCACCGTGCCCACCGTGCGGTGGACGGCCGAGCAGGTGATGCGCAAGCTCGTCCCGCAGGGGTCGATCACCGAATACCGTGACCCCTCGGGCAGACTCGTCCTGGCGGAGGTGCATCTGGATCCTGGCTGGGTGGCGCGTCCGATCAAGGAGATCGAAACACGGACCAAGGCGCGGGTCGCCTATGTCACCCGTCTGTCCGAGGGCATCGTCGCCCATGATGATCTGCTCCTCCAGGACGGAGATCTCGTTCATCTCATGGCTCCGGTCGACCGCCTCGGCGAGATCGAACGGATCCTCGATCAGCCCGTGCGAACCGTGGAGGAAGAAGAATGA